In Streptomyces sp. DG2A-72, one genomic interval encodes:
- a CDS encoding roadblock/LC7 domain-containing protein, with amino-acid sequence MTSRDTGETAWVLEPILQVPHVVAAVLLTRDGLVKGYTDALAQPSAERVAAITSTVQGACRTAAAAFADRDQAEVRQVVIESDHGYVLIVPTDHGTCVAAYGDGEVRLDLLAHRVHSQVARLGEKAMTATPRGTDGDTPV; translated from the coding sequence ATGACCAGCCGCGATACGGGCGAGACGGCGTGGGTGCTGGAACCGATCCTCCAGGTACCGCATGTCGTGGCCGCCGTCCTGCTGACGCGGGACGGCCTGGTGAAGGGGTACACGGACGCGCTCGCGCAGCCGTCGGCCGAGCGGGTGGCCGCCATCACCAGCACCGTGCAGGGGGCGTGCCGGACGGCAGCGGCAGCCTTCGCCGACCGGGACCAGGCGGAGGTACGGCAGGTCGTCATCGAGTCCGACCACGGCTATGTCCTCATCGTCCCGACGGATCACGGCACGTGCGTGGCCGCGTACGGGGACGGCGAGGTACGCCTCGACCTGCTCGCGCACCGTGTCCACTCGCAGGTGGCGCGGCTGGGCGAGAAGGCGATGACGGCCACGCCCCGAGGAACCGACGGCGACACGCCCGTATGA
- a CDS encoding ATP/GTP-binding protein, giving the protein MASAPSSSTSRTHLPQTARDLVKILVAGPFGVGKTTLIDSVSEIRPLHTEEPLSEASAQTDDLVGVQDKSTTTVAIDFGRISLPDGIVLYLFGTPGQKRFRSLWDDIAYGALGALVLVDSRRIDASFDVLGLVEETGLPYAVAFNAFPDAPRHYTDEQLRAALDLEPTTPMVVCDARDANSSIDALLALVQHLIDRHPPEHR; this is encoded by the coding sequence ATGGCCTCCGCGCCCTCAAGCTCGACTAGCCGCACCCATTTGCCCCAGACCGCCCGCGACTTGGTGAAGATCCTCGTCGCCGGGCCCTTCGGGGTGGGCAAGACGACCCTGATCGACTCCGTCTCCGAGATCCGGCCGCTGCACACCGAGGAGCCGCTCAGCGAGGCCTCCGCGCAGACGGACGATCTCGTCGGCGTGCAGGACAAGTCGACGACGACCGTCGCCATCGACTTCGGGCGGATCAGCCTGCCGGACGGCATCGTGCTCTATCTCTTCGGCACGCCGGGGCAAAAGCGGTTCCGTTCGCTGTGGGACGACATCGCGTACGGGGCGCTCGGCGCGCTCGTCCTGGTGGACAGCCGTCGGATCGACGCGTCGTTCGACGTGCTCGGCCTGGTCGAGGAGACCGGGCTGCCGTACGCGGTCGCCTTCAACGCCTTCCCCGACGCGCCCCGGCACTACACCGACGAACAGCTGCGCGCCGCCCTCGACCTGGAGCCGACGACCCCGATGGTCGTGTGCGACGCGCGGGACGCGAACTCCTCGATCGACGCGCTGCTCGCGCTGGTCCAGCACCTGATCGACCGCCACCCCCCGGAGCACAGGTGA